One window of the Niallia circulans genome contains the following:
- a CDS encoding reverse transcriptase-like protein has translation MKYKLEYKFQMKKKKDFIYFTSDWIQSSLALEAGDELEKRNDVADILFYDEKGTSWTLKELRKLNEEIEEEPHDFTIYFDGGYHKETKTAGIGVVLFFHQGKKKFRVRANELFHDILSNNEAEYAALCHALNLLEELEVKGVTCEVKGDSQVVLKQLEGEWPCYEDDLNNWLDRIEAKIKTLRLSMVYTSISRNDNKEADKLATQALEGKRIYSKMQLL, from the coding sequence GTGAAATACAAATTAGAATATAAATTTCAAATGAAGAAAAAGAAAGATTTTATCTACTTTACATCAGATTGGATCCAATCAAGTCTGGCTCTCGAAGCGGGGGATGAGTTGGAAAAACGTAATGATGTAGCAGATATTCTTTTTTATGATGAAAAAGGCACAAGCTGGACATTAAAAGAATTACGGAAACTAAATGAAGAAATAGAAGAAGAGCCTCATGACTTTACGATATATTTTGATGGAGGTTACCATAAGGAAACAAAAACGGCGGGAATCGGTGTCGTACTTTTCTTTCATCAAGGAAAGAAGAAATTTAGAGTTAGGGCAAATGAATTATTTCATGATATCCTCTCCAATAATGAAGCTGAATATGCTGCTCTTTGTCATGCATTAAATCTCTTAGAAGAATTGGAAGTCAAGGGTGTTACTTGTGAAGTGAAAGGGGATTCTCAAGTAGTACTGAAACAATTAGAAGGCGAGTGGCCATGCTATGAAGATGATTTAAATAATTGGCTCGATCGGATAGAGGCGAAAATCAAAACTTTACGTTTGAGCATGGTTTATACTTCAATTAGCAGAAACGACAATAAGGAAGCAGATAAACTGGCAACTCAAGCGTTAGAAGGGAAACGTATCTATAGTAAAATGCAATTGCTCTAA
- a CDS encoding reverse transcriptase-like protein, translating into MIEVYIDGASAGNPGPSGAGIFIKGHGSAEKYSFPLGSMSNHEAEYHALIKALEICIHNKYLSVSFRTDSELVSRAVEKEFAKNKKFAPLLEQALKLISQLELFFIKWIPSNENKTADELARIAIRKNK; encoded by the coding sequence ATGATTGAAGTTTATATAGATGGTGCTAGCGCTGGAAATCCTGGTCCAAGTGGTGCTGGTATCTTCATAAAAGGTCATGGTTCTGCAGAAAAATATTCATTTCCTCTTGGTTCAATGAGTAATCATGAAGCGGAATATCATGCATTGATAAAAGCCTTAGAAATCTGTATCCATAATAAATATCTTTCCGTAAGTTTTCGTACTGATTCGGAACTCGTAAGTCGCGCAGTGGAAAAGGAATTTGCGAAAAACAAAAAATTCGCTCCGCTATTGGAGCAAGCATTAAAGCTTATCAGTCAATTAGAGTTATTCTTTATTAAATGGATTCCAAGTAATGAGAATAAAACAGCAGACGAATTAGCAAGAATTGCCATTAGAAAAAATAAATGA
- a CDS encoding DUF6123 family protein, with the protein MKTVEEFLLFLESKGFSFGEDVIGFIYFGKAYTNATDELVITAIECTLKIQKKFDGSFFVSLLEMFNDNELKTKKEVIGFIKRNHLFPL; encoded by the coding sequence TTGAAAACGGTAGAGGAATTTTTGCTCTTTTTAGAAAGTAAAGGCTTTTCCTTTGGTGAAGATGTGATAGGTTTTATTTATTTTGGTAAAGCATATACAAATGCTACAGATGAACTTGTCATAACTGCAATTGAATGTACTTTAAAAATACAAAAAAAATTTGATGGCAGTTTTTTTGTTTCCTTACTCGAGATGTTTAACGACAACGAATTGAAAACAAAAAAAGAAGTAATCGGCTTTATAAAAAGAAATCACTTATTTCCCCTCTAG
- a CDS encoding divergent PAP2 family protein translates to MNKGIYVALISIGMAQFLKIPIQFLKTKKWDKGLFFQSGGMPSSHSAGVSSLTTFIALKRGLPTIDFAMSLIFGLIVMYDAQGIRRQTGELTLKVNDLGELVDKINKDKNIAFKEQQPKKLKEMLGHQPQEVLGGALLGVLVGFLGHVFTKKKRSLLRW, encoded by the coding sequence ATGAATAAGGGCATTTATGTTGCTTTAATTAGTATTGGGATGGCACAGTTTCTAAAGATACCTATACAATTTTTAAAAACAAAGAAGTGGGATAAAGGTTTGTTTTTTCAATCAGGCGGAATGCCAAGCTCTCATTCGGCAGGCGTATCTTCCCTTACAACATTTATTGCATTAAAGCGTGGTTTACCAACCATTGACTTTGCTATGTCTTTAATTTTTGGTTTAATTGTTATGTATGATGCACAAGGGATTAGAAGACAGACTGGTGAATTAACCTTAAAAGTGAATGATTTAGGCGAGTTAGTCGATAAAATTAATAAAGACAAAAATATCGCCTTTAAGGAGCAGCAGCCAAAAAAACTGAAAGAAATGCTTGGCCACCAGCCTCAAGAGGTGTTAGGAGGAGCTTTATTAGGGGTACTAGTTGGTTTTCTTGGCCATGTATTTACAAAAAAGAAACGTTCATTACTGCGGTGGTAA
- the sspL gene encoding small, acid-soluble spore protein L: MSKNHGNRGKTAGGVNPQGYGQDADITPSPKSKLENAAKKKNTK, translated from the coding sequence ATGAGTAAAAACCATGGAAACAGAGGAAAAACAGCTGGAGGAGTAAATCCACAAGGCTACGGTCAAGACGCCGATATAACTCCATCTCCAAAAAGTAAATTGGAAAATGCAGCGAAAAAGAAAAATACAAAGTAA
- a CDS encoding 5'-3' exonuclease, translated as MLVDGMALLFRAFFATAVTGQFMVNTKGIPTNAIHGFVKHFFTAIEHFNPSHVAVCWDMGSTTFRTEMYPSYKANRSEAPVELIPQFDLVKEVVESFNVPNIGVAGFEADDCIGTIAKQMKGEANVTILTGDQDILQLLDDHISVALLKKGYGNYMLYTPSSFQEEKGITPKQMIDLKGLMGDTSDNYPGVKGIGEKTALKLLQVHENVEGILANLSLLTKGQRTKIEADLEMLHLSRQLAEIKCDVPVSCLLEDSYLNINPETAVKKFEELEFKRFHHYVEKKEALTLF; from the coding sequence ATGTTAGTAGATGGAATGGCGCTATTATTTCGTGCATTTTTTGCTACAGCAGTAACAGGTCAATTTATGGTCAATACAAAAGGAATTCCAACCAATGCGATTCATGGTTTTGTAAAACATTTTTTTACAGCGATTGAACATTTTAATCCCTCTCATGTGGCGGTCTGCTGGGATATGGGGAGTACAACATTTCGCACAGAAATGTATCCTTCGTATAAAGCGAATCGTTCGGAAGCCCCAGTTGAACTCATTCCACAATTTGATTTAGTAAAGGAAGTTGTCGAAAGTTTTAATGTACCGAATATAGGCGTAGCAGGATTTGAAGCAGATGATTGTATAGGAACGATCGCAAAGCAAATGAAGGGGGAAGCAAATGTCACTATTCTTACAGGAGATCAGGATATCCTGCAATTATTAGATGACCATATTTCCGTAGCTCTATTAAAGAAAGGCTATGGTAATTATATGCTTTATACACCTTCTAGTTTTCAAGAAGAAAAAGGAATAACGCCAAAACAAATGATTGATTTAAAAGGCTTAATGGGCGATACAAGCGACAATTACCCCGGAGTTAAAGGAATTGGCGAAAAAACAGCATTGAAGCTGCTGCAAGTTCATGAGAATGTCGAAGGAATTCTAGCTAATTTATCCCTTCTTACAAAGGGACAACGAACAAAGATTGAAGCGGATCTTGAAATGCTTCATTTAAGCAGGCAATTAGCAGAAATTAAATGTGACGTACCAGTAAGCTGTTTGCTAGAAGACAGTTACTTAAATATCAATCCAGAAACTGCAGTAAAAAAATTCGAAGAGCTAGAGTTTAAAAGATTTCATCATTATGTAGAAAAGAAAGAGGCACTTACTTTATTTTAA
- a CDS encoding GntR family transcriptional regulator produces MKAVFDDSKPIFQQISDMIANEIVEGELLEGDQIPSTTEISKFYQVNRATVQKGLAALVEAGYVYKQRGVGMFVSKNAKQKLLEKRKEEFYNDYLKPMFEEAKRLELKKEELLKIIKEDYKHD; encoded by the coding sequence GTGAAAGCTGTTTTTGATGATTCAAAACCTATTTTCCAGCAAATTTCAGATATGATTGCGAATGAAATCGTCGAAGGTGAGTTATTAGAAGGTGACCAAATTCCTTCCACCACCGAAATTTCTAAATTTTATCAAGTGAATCGTGCAACGGTGCAAAAAGGACTCGCTGCATTAGTGGAAGCTGGATATGTATATAAGCAACGGGGAGTTGGAATGTTTGTTTCTAAAAATGCTAAGCAAAAGTTGCTTGAAAAGCGCAAAGAAGAATTCTACAACGATTATTTAAAACCAATGTTTGAGGAAGCAAAGCGTCTTGAATTAAAAAAAGAAGAATTACTAAAAATAATTAAGGAGGATTATAAGCATGATTAA
- a CDS encoding ABC transporter ATP-binding protein, protein MIKLENVSFSYGNTPALRNVSIEESEPIIMGLWGRNGSGKTTFMKLLAGMEDIDAGTINVSGITPYNNTETMNNITYIQENHPFSILWNVEDALHYGALFNKNWDAELAEHLVSLFELPRKKKIKNFSKGMQTMLQIILGLASKSPVTIMDEPTNGLDAHMRKQFYDALLNTYEEDPRLIILSTHHIDEMEALCEKIAVINEQTIVRFEETEELKSRGVHLSGLASAIEPLIEGYPILEKRKLGKQMTVMMDDIYSDNWISKAKDAGVTIEKAKLQDYLVNYTTRKEGQKI, encoded by the coding sequence ATGATTAAACTTGAAAATGTCTCTTTTTCATATGGAAATACGCCTGCTCTGCGGAATGTAAGTATTGAGGAATCAGAACCAATCATCATGGGTCTCTGGGGTCGAAATGGTTCTGGTAAAACAACGTTTATGAAACTTTTAGCAGGCATGGAGGATATTGATGCTGGTACGATCAATGTAAGTGGGATTACCCCATATAATAATACAGAAACAATGAACAATATCACTTATATACAAGAAAATCATCCATTCTCGATTCTCTGGAATGTCGAAGATGCCTTACATTACGGTGCATTATTTAACAAAAACTGGGATGCAGAATTAGCCGAACATCTGGTTTCTCTATTCGAACTACCACGAAAAAAGAAAATCAAGAATTTTTCTAAAGGAATGCAAACGATGTTACAAATCATCCTTGGTTTAGCTAGTAAATCACCTGTAACGATTATGGACGAACCAACAAATGGACTGGATGCTCATATGAGAAAACAGTTCTATGACGCACTTTTAAATACGTATGAAGAAGATCCACGTTTAATCATTCTATCGACACATCATATTGATGAAATGGAAGCATTGTGTGAAAAAATTGCCGTCATTAACGAGCAGACAATCGTACGGTTTGAGGAAACAGAAGAATTAAAAAGTCGTGGAGTTCATTTATCTGGATTAGCTTCAGCAATTGAGCCTTTAATAGAAGGATATCCCATTTTAGAGAAAAGAAAACTCGGAAAACAAATGACTGTGATGATGGACGACATCTATTCGGATAACTGGATATCTAAAGCAAAAGATGCAGGTGTTACTATAGAAAAAGCTAAATTACAGGATTATCTTGTTAACTATACAACCAGAAAAGAGGGACAAAAAATATGA
- a CDS encoding sulfurtransferase yields MVKSVDWLNKNIDQDTIRVIDCRCDLKNPDAGIEWYKKGHIPNSVYFHLEKDLSAPISNHGGRHPLPNIEEFVHKLENIGVAKDTIVIAYDNGDGASSGRLWWLMNYIGHSKTYILDGGYKEWLKKDYPTSQEVPAFSKSNFSPLIQSHMIATYEEVSELVKTKDQDKILIDSREHKRYTGEIEPIDKKKGHIPGAINFVWTEGIENGFFLAEREQKSRFSSLDANKEYIVYCGSGITATPNFISLKMAGLDKVKLYPGSFSDWISYEENEVETCLPIDLKDEKEENSL; encoded by the coding sequence ATTGTAAAAAGTGTTGATTGGTTAAATAAAAACATAGATCAAGATACGATTAGGGTAATTGATTGTCGCTGTGATTTAAAGAATCCTGATGCCGGTATCGAGTGGTATAAAAAAGGTCATATCCCAAATAGTGTTTATTTTCACCTGGAAAAAGATCTTTCCGCTCCAATAAGCAACCATGGGGGACGGCATCCATTGCCAAATATAGAAGAATTTGTTCATAAGTTAGAAAACATAGGTGTTGCAAAGGATACAATAGTCATTGCCTATGATAATGGGGATGGGGCATCTTCCGGGAGACTATGGTGGTTAATGAACTATATAGGTCATTCGAAAACATACATTTTAGATGGCGGCTATAAGGAATGGCTAAAGAAGGATTATCCTACTTCACAAGAAGTCCCTGCTTTTTCAAAGAGTAATTTCTCTCCTCTGATTCAGTCGCATATGATTGCCACTTATGAGGAGGTTTCAGAATTAGTAAAAACAAAAGACCAAGATAAGATATTGATTGATTCTAGGGAGCATAAAAGGTATACAGGAGAAATAGAGCCAATTGATAAGAAAAAGGGACATATTCCAGGAGCAATAAACTTTGTATGGACAGAAGGGATAGAAAACGGCTTCTTTTTAGCAGAAAGGGAGCAAAAGAGTAGATTCTCTTCTCTAGATGCAAATAAAGAATATATTGTCTATTGTGGTTCTGGCATAACTGCTACTCCTAATTTTATTTCCTTAAAAATGGCTGGACTTGATAAGGTCAAGCTTTATCCAGGCAGTTTTAGTGATTGGATTTCTTATGAAGAAAATGAAGTTGAAACCTGTTTGCCAATTGACTTGAAAGATGAAAAAGAGGAGAATTCTCTTTGA